The Neofelis nebulosa isolate mNeoNeb1 chromosome 1, mNeoNeb1.pri, whole genome shotgun sequence sequence AGACAGGCACCCAAAGCTCCAGTGGTGGAGCAGGTCCTCTGTTCTGCTCACAAGTTTCCAGACTTCAGGCTCATTTGATTAATTCCTGTCCCCAGGCTCTTTGGTGAAGAAGTTTTGTGTTTAGATCTTGAATCGTTTTTCCCCATGTTTCCATATCTGGAAGGCAGGTAGCAGTGTGTCTGGCAGACACTGGAGCCCCTCTGACAGCTGGGGAGATGAGATCAGAAGGGTCCACTCGGAGGGGCCAAAGGGCCACCCACAGGTGCACACGGGCCTCAGCCCCACCACTGGGGGGGTCCCCCAGGTCAGAGAGGCAGTGCCTGGTGCTATCCCGGCCCATTGTGCAAGGGCGGTCAGAGCCCCTCATGAATGGAGAATTCGAACCCAGCCTGCCTGACGGCCCAGCTCCTGCTTGTGAGCCACCCGCCGGCCTCCCCAGTTCAGCCAGACttgcccccagccctgggcccacAGGCACCTGGACCAGACAGCACAGGAAACAGGTGTCCACAGAGGGAACTGGAAATACCCCTTATTTCCGAGGAGGTCATGGGGACACAGACACCAGGGAGACCTCCAGGCCTGTGGGCGCCGGTGCCTTCAGGGCCCGGAGCCCACCTGTGGGCTCTTGGCCCTGCGTTCATCCTGCCCCATTCTGATAGCTTGTTTTCAAGAACGTTAAAATACGCAAAAAGCCACAAAATAGCCCAAAGATCTCTCTCACCCAGCAGCACCAACTGGGCCAATCGCTGCCATTAATATTGGGCCACATGGGCCCAGTGTCTCTCAGTGAGGACACAGCACAGATGCTCCCAGTGTGGCTGCGCCCTGGCgtgaggggaggggcgcctgcctgcctgcatcAGCCCCAGGGCCTCGGTCAGCCGGACTGCAGGCTCTGGGCAGCAGAAGTGGCCTACTGGGTGAGGTGGCCACCAAGTGCCCACAGGGAGTGCCTCTGTAGGGGCAGCAGGCGGGGTCAGGCCCCAGGCTCACTCTCCAAGGGGCAGGAAAGGGTGAGTGCAGGTCACAGAGGAACAGGGGACCTGGGATGTGGCTCACAGACCTGGCTGCCACGGGGGCTCTGCACTCTGGGTATAAGCCTCTGAGCACTACAACAAGAGAAgtgtgggaggggtggagaggggtggCTGCCAGGAGACCAGGCTGTCTTCCCAACCGTGCCAGGAGACCCCATGTCTCACAAGAGGACACGGGGCCCTAGGGACATCCCCTTGCTGCCCCAGGACACGCTGACGAACACAGAGGGGGCACAGGTCAGCCCAGGGCAGACCAGTGCCTGCTGATAAAGTCGACGGTGagggccaggcaggcacccctgggaGCCCCAAGGGACCAGCCGCTGCTGGCCTTTTGAGGTCAGGTGGGGTAGAGGGTCTCAGCCAGGGGACTGTCCTGCATGCTGACCCTCCAGTGTCCTTGTATTTCCAGGTGACCTCTCGGTCGCCAGAGGTGCCAACGGAACCATCAGGAGAGTTTATTTCGGCCGCGATGTTTACACTGGCCCTGGAGAGAGGTGTTCTGGTCCTGCCCAGGGATGGGCTCGGGGACGTCCGCCCGCACCCACAGGCAGGGGCAGCAGCCCAGACCCCAGACTGCCTTTGGAAAACACTGACAAGACGGAAACACGCTTGGCTTTGAGGAGCAAACTGCTGGTGTTTGGTGCTCCCACAACTGTCCTCACTGCAGCACGGAGACCATCCATCCACATGCTGTTTCAGCCACAACTGTCCTCGCTGCAGTGCAGGGACCGTCCATCCACATGCTATTTCAGGCCAGGCGTGTGGGGCCAAAGAAGGACGTGCTGGGCCTGCCTGCAAGTCCAGGGTCAGGCAGTCATCAAAGGCCCCAGTGAGAGACCTTGCCTCCACAAGAGCACATGTCCAGGCCCGCAGGAGAGTTCACACCACTGGCCATTCCAATTCAGTGACTTCTGGGGAGCAGAGGGCCATGCAGGTACCCCTCGAGTGAAAGAGGGGCATCCACAGGACCAGTGGGGGCAGCACAGTCAGGCCACTGGGAAAGCCtccactgaggagggcacctgaaATGGGTCGTGAAGGATGCATAGGAGCTCATCAGGAGTGCAGCTGTCGCAGGCGGGAAGGCTCAGTGTGCGGCTGGgacagagcacagcagggagCTGAGCTGCCAGGTGACACTCGAGGTGCACAGGCCTGCATCCCTCACCCCTGGCAACAACGGCAGGGTGAGCCAGAGCCTCGAATGGCAGGGGCCCTGCCAGACCTCGCTGCAAGCCCCAGGGGGGTGCAGAACAGATGGGTGTCCTGCCCACGTGCAGGCAGACAAATGAGTGTGCTTGAAACTGCGCTGGAGTCTCAGGCAGTGACGACTGGGGTCTACAGGGATGGAGACCCCAGGCGGTGGGTGCACTGGGGCACGGTGGGTCGTGAGCTTGCATAGTGACCTCAGGAGGGCAGACTGTgcaaagcagagggaacagcttgtgcaaaggccctggggtaggaatGAGCTGGGAACCAATCGATGGCCAGTGCTCATGGCCTGGGCACCAGGTGGCGTGTCcctgcagggagggcaggagccCAGCTCAGCTGTGTCGTGAACATGCACCACACAAGCATCCTGCAAACAGAGCTCAGCGTTTCTCTGGGGTAGAGGGCAGGAGAGCAGAGATGGCCAGAAGCAGGCTGAGCAGAGGAGAGGTATTGTGTTCATGGAGGCTGTTGCCCATGCAGTCACACTTCTGCGTCTGTTGCCGGGGGCATTCTCCTGAATCTTGCACACATCCGGCTGGAGGTGAGGCCACCTTGGCAAGGCAGGGCTTGCCTGAAAAAGGACCGTGTGGTCCTGGCTAATCCCCTGCATATCAGCCTGTATGTCTTGGATCTCTGGGAGTGAAAACCGTTTTTAGGTGGCAGTGGAAGCAGGAAGCTGGTCGCAGccctgccgggggtgggggtgggggggtggggggggtgggggctggtagGTAAAAGCCAGCCGTAATGAGTACAGGGGGCTGGAGCTTAGCAAGAGGCCAAGTGGTGCCTGGATGACACGGTCAGCGTGAGAACGTGCAAACGTGGTGTGGCCGGAAGCCCTGGGCTGGAGCCCGCACCTGCTGTCATGAAGGCGCCTCCCAGCACGGAGGGGCCATCCGCACCCCCTGGGTTGGAGATCTTGGAGGGAGGCGTCCGGTGACCCCGGTGCCTGCAGGCCAATGGCAGAGAAATGGGGAGCGGTCCACATCCAGCTTTCTGTCACTCTGACCTCCTTCCAGAGCCGCCTTGGGTTCAGATGGGAAGTTGGCACAAACCTGATGCCAGCCCAATTCTCCGTCTTTCTGTTGGACTGTGGGGTCACAGCACCCGGAGGCAGGGAacgtggaggggcagaggaggccaCATGGCAGGTCCTCAGGGGGCTGTGCTCACATGTCAGAATGTCCCCAGAGCTATTTCAGCCATCGAGTGACTCAACCCACAGTCATGAAGGTGACCGGAAAGGCCAAGCAGGGGGTGGCTGGCACAGCCAGAAGGGCCTCATCTCCACACCCCCACCAGGCCCCTCCTGGGCCCAGAGGCCCCTGCATGGGGTGCAGGTGGCAGGCACTGCGGAGGCCACTGTTCCCCGAGGGGCCACTCAAGGCCCACTGACGGAAGCGCATGGTGACAGTGACAGGCAGTCTCTTGGCTGCAGCATGGAGCTCTTCAGCACTGACCAAGGCCCTGCTGGCGTCGGGCTCGGAGCCAGATGTGGACCCCTTGCAGACGCTCACTGGGCACCACATAGACGGTCCAGGGTCGCTCAGCCTGGGGTCCTGCTGGGAGTGCGGAGCAGGCTCCAGTGGGGCCGGGCTCCCCGCGTCCTCAGAGGGTGGACAGGGTCCCTGAAGGAGGGGCACAAGCGTGGACGGCACCAGATGCGGGTGCAGAGGCATGGCCACACCTCGCCCGCAGCAGGAGCCCGTCCCCGCCTGCCCCCCATTCTGGAAACAGCGGAAGCCGAATCCCCACGATGCCAACGCAGGATCCACGCACGCAgtgtgctggcagcgcagaggaACTTGGGGGCTGATGGCCgtgggctgtgtgtgtggggaggggtgtcAGCCCCGTGTCACGTGCCCGAGAGATCCAGTGTCGGCCGGACCCTGAGGCCCCTGCACCGTGGGGCCCCCTGAGCATACTCCACACGGGTACCTGCAGGGCGGCAGCGAGAACCAGGCAGAGTGAGCTAAGCCGGGGCAGTGGCGGGGGCAGCGGCTGGGGCTTCAGGCTGATTGGCCCTGAAGAGACCCAGGGCCACCCGAGGTCGGTGCGCCTCTACCAAACTAAAAGGTGCCGCCAACCGAGCTACCTGCCAGGCTGCAATGCCCACAGTGCGGATCAGAGTGGCCCGGCGGGTCTGGGACTCGGGGGACTGCCTTggcaaggtggggagaggaggctcGCGGGCTCTGGAGGAAGCCTGGACCACCAAGCCCCAAGCTGGCCTCTGACAACCTACCTCCGCAGGTAAAGCGAGGTGTCTGGTGACCTTGcagagggtagagggagagggaccCCCGGGGGTGGGGCAAGCCACGGCTGGGCCCTGGCACACGTGGCTGGAGACTGCCGGCCTTCTCCGAGGGAACAGGAGGCGCCAAACGCCGCCCCAGCAACACTGGAGTCGGCCTGCTGTTCTGCGGCCCCTAATCCTGGGGTCCGGGGTGTGGGTGTCCTGGGCGCCCCGCCCGCGGAGAAGACACCGCCTTCTTGGGGGTCACAGCTCCCAGTGTGCCCCAGAGCCCTTCGCTCCTGCCGCCAGACCCGCGCAGCCGCGGCCTGGCTTCCCCTGGAGCTTTGAGCACCTGTCCCCTGTGGCCAGCCGGCTGGCCTCTGGCCCGGGCCTGGGTTTGGGTTTCAGTTTTGTTTCAGGAGCCTGGCTCACCAGGGCAGCTGTCCAAGCCCACAGCTGTCTGAGTCTAGGAAGGAGCCCCCGCTGTCTCAGGCGTTGGCAAGGGGAGGCCTGGGCCAGCGGCAGCCGGAGAGGCAGGTTCCCAGGCCCCTGGCAGCCGCCAGAGTCAGACATGGCGGTGGAGCTGCTGGACTCTGCTCTCACCAGTCCTCTGGCGTCCCACAACAGCAAAGTGGCCGCTCGGCACCAACTGACTGCAGCCAGGTGACCTGGGGGTTTGGGGAACCTGCGGGGGCAGGTGCCCGAGGTTTTGTTCCTGGAGAGGACCGCTGCCAGGCACCGGCGCCCCAAGTGCGGCCTGGGGTCAGGCTGCCACCTGATGGACCACCCGCGACCCCGGCACACAGGCTCACCAGGCTCCTGACCGCTGTTTACAAGCACGTGTGCATGTGGCCTCTGCCTTCAGAGCGCTCCTTTCTGGGAAATACATAAAGGCCGAAAAGAAAAGTCTTTGTATGTTACCTTCCCATCCAGTTTCAGTCGGACAACACGGTTGGGCCCAGGTCCACACACAGCTCTGCAGCCGCGTTTCTAACCGCTCAGTGAGCACCACCCTGTGTAGGCGGAGCTCTCGCTGCACCGGGGCCATGCCCAAATTTGGgcagccccggggtggggggggggggggtgcatgctTAGAACGTTTCTGAGTCTTTGGTGTCATAAACAGCAGTGTGTCATGGTCCCTGCTCTGCGTCCTTGTGGGCTCCTGGGAATGGCTGGACTGTATTCTGGGTGTGTCTTCACAGAGGAGCCACTTGGAGAGGTTGGAATAGCTGTGCccatggggctgggggtgggggggacctcCAGTGCCAGGCTGCTCAGGAGAGAGAAGCCCCATCGAGGACCAGACACCCCAGACTTGTCAGTGGCTAGGTTGAGGTGTGGGGACTGTGGCCGAGGTGCTGAGAAGCATCTCCTGGGGACAGGGCTGCAGGAGACAGGGGCTCAGGGCCTTCAGCCTCAGGGTTTCTCTGGGGGCTCAGGAATGCAAGCCTCAGCGGGCGCCCCAGCCTTCCCCCCCACTCTGCAGCAAAGACCACTTCCTCTGGCTCCAGGGGACCCTCATCCCGCCTGGGACCCGCAATCTTCCAGATTGCTCTCAGGGACTCAGCACTGGGAGGATGTCGGATATACCAGTGGTGTTAGTTTCATTTCCCATAATTAAAGTTAGATATGCAAGAACcccacagaaaatataaattctctatgcttttttcctATTTGTGCAAGCATaatatctccattttttaaaaactcaaatactTTGCACATGCACATTAGTTTTCCAAAGTGCTGCCACAGAGCTATTTAACACCAGCGTCCCAAAGCCTTTGATGGGATAGTGGGTTAGGAGTGGGCAGGGGACACTGGCCCGAGAGGCAATGGGCATCCCTCATGTCTCCTAgtctcctctgtccttcctcctggACTTCTTGGGGTGTTTGAAATGTTCGATGGAGCCACCGTGGGAAAAACGATGATTAAAATCTATAacgattgatttcttttttcctacagCTCCAAGCGAGGCAAGATTTGTAGCGGTAAGAAGCCCATTGATGCCCAAGCCCTGAGAAAGAAGGTCAGCAGTGTGATGTGTGACCCTGCAGCCCGTGCCATCCTCAGCAGTCTGCTGCTCTACATCACTGACCTCCAGGACAGGCCCCCAGGGCCTCCTCCCACCCAGGggtcagagggcagggagagcagggtcAGCCGCGCTCAGGATACTCAGGACGCCCACCGGCGGCCCACATGCTTTCAGCTGCTGCAGGCCAAGTTCATGGGCACTGGCCGAGAGCCCCGCCTCAAGAAGACccgggaggtggggaggctgaTCTTCAAGGACAAGCAGGGCCCCAGCAGGAGCTTGGTCACCGCCACCATCAACAAGCTTCTGGACAAGGCCCGGGAGGGAGCCGGCCGCACGGCGCAGGACGGGGAGCCGCTGTGCAACGAGAAGTCCTGGCGTGGCCTCCCCACCGGGGGAAAGGGCACCGTGAAGAACATTCTGAAGATATTCTTGGCGGCAGAGGAGAAAAACGTGTGTGAGAAGCAGGAAGCTGCCAGAGGGCCCCTGCCAAAGCCGGCCAGCAAGAGGGGCTCTGTCCTGTCCAGGCTGCGGGCGAAGTTTGAGCAAAGCGGCTGTCTCTGCTCCGAGGCCAGCGTGCTGCCGCTCCGCacggaggggaggaagaagggcctGCGCAGGAGGAAGACGCACCGACCGGAGGCCCGTGTGCTCTGCACAGCCACCATGGCCAGCACCTGCATCCGGACGCCACTAGCCCGCTTCCTGGCCTGCACCGCTGAGCCCGTGCTGGCCTTCAACATTGCCACGGTCGTCTGCAGCCCCAGGAGCTGGCTGTCCCACTGCGCCAAAATCGGCCACTCCGACCGGGGGCGCGTGTCCAGCGCAGGGGACGCAGCATCCAGGGAGAATAAAACAGCGGGATGGGGGCAGCCTGGTGGGCACCCCGAACAGCCCCCAGCACCCAGTGCCACGGCTCCTGGGGACAGTCTGGAAGCCGGGTTCCTGGGTGTGGGGCCCAAGCCTGTTTCCAAGCCAGACCCCGCTTCTGCCTCCCACAGGGGTGAGGCCCTTTCTGGCTGTGAGCCCAGGGTGGCCCCACTCAAACTAGCCAGCCCTGGGCATGCTGGGGCAGCAAGAGAGGACAGGACGGGGGACCCCCCCGCAGGGGACTCTGCACAGCACACCTGGGGGCCGGGGGGAGCCAGGGCGGGCCTGTGGCCTGGACCCCCGAGGGCGCAAGCAGGGGTGGCCCCCGAGGTGGCCCTGACAGTTTGCAGTTCTGAGGATGAAACAGAAGTAGCGACCCCAGGCTCGGAGCGAGATCCCCTGTTCGCCATGCAGCAGACTTTCCCGGAACAGAAGGTAGCGGGACGTGTCCCGCCACTTGCGGTGCCCGCGGTTCAGGCCCTGCGGCGCGCACAGCCAGCCGCCGAGCCTCCCCAGATAATGGTCAGGCGGCCGCTCGTGCACGAAATGCCGCCTCCCGCCGCGCTGCCAAAGGCACCAGGTGGTGGAGACAAGGGTTCTAGTCTTCCGAGCGGTGGGGATGTGGGTACGGACAGGGGTGCGGATGGGGGAGGAGGCGTAAATGGGGGTAGGGGCATGGGCGGCGGAGGGAGCGGGGACGGGGGCCGAGGTGAGAGTGTGGgcgtgagtgggggcgggggcggggctgggggccgggtTGGGGTTGGGCCTAGGGCTTGGGGTGGAAGAGTAAATGGGGGCAGGAgcgtgagtgggggcgggggcgagggcggagttgggggctggggtggaggcgTGAGCCGGGACGGGGGTATGGGCGGGGTCGGGATCGCGGGTTGGAGGGGGGTAGGGGGTATGGGCATGGGAGGGACTGGGGGCGGGGTCGTGAGTGGGTCTGGGGGCGGGGACGTGGGCGGGATTGGGGGCGGGAGTGTGGGCGTGGTTGGGGGCGGGAGTGTGGGCGAGGGTGGGGGTGTGGGCGGGGTCCTGAGTGGGGCTGGGGACGTGGGCGGGATTGGGGGCGGGAGTGTGGGCGTGGTTGGGGGCGGGGTCGTGAGTGGGGCTAGGGGAGGGGAAGTGGTTGGGGGTGTGGGCGGGGTCgtgagtggggctgggggcgggatTGGGGTCGGGGACGGGTGTGTGGGCGGGGTCGCGATTGGGGCTAGGGGcggggatggggctgggggcaggattGAGGCCGGGGGCGGGTGTGTGGGCGGGGCTgtgagtggggctgggggcgggcgTGTGGGCGGGGCTGTgagtggggttgggggcgggCGTGTGGCCGAGGGCGGGGATGTGAACGGGGGCGtgcgtgggggcggggccgggggccggggtgGGCTTGCAAGTGCTCCAGAGCCTTGTCCCGCGCGGGTAGGCGGCGAGGCTACCAGGGCAGCCAGCGCGGGCCGCAGCGGGTCGGCGGGGCCACGGCGGGGCTCCCTGGAAACCCTGAGTGTCTCGCCTGCAAGGGGCGCCGCCAGCCTGGGTCGGGACCTGTCAGCGGCTGGTCCGCAGCAAAGTCCCACGCGGGGAAAGGAAAACACGCGCAGCGCTGGGGACCGAAACGCGCTCTGGCTCCGGCATCCTGAGGGAGCGGCGGGGCAGGGCGCGCCTGAGCCCGCCTGCCAGAAGCATCCGTCGCCAGCAGCAGGTGACGGGCGCGCCCGTGGCGAGGACGCCCCATCGCATCATCCCACGGCCTCGGAGAATCAGTGGGGAGGGGACGGCCACTGGGCCCCCGGCCGCGGCGGGACGAAGTCCGACAGCGCGGCCTCCGCGCACGAGAACGGCTTGCGCGAGCAAGAGCCCGGAGGGCCGCCACGGAGGGGCTCAGCCCGGTCCGGCCTGCGGGCCACAGGGCGCTCCAGCACCGGCCTGGGTGGGGACAGACCCACTTCCCTCAGTGAACGCCCCAAACCGAGTACCGAGGTCCCAGGAGCCGCGAAGAGTCACACCGCAGCAGCGCCCGGTAGCGCCCCAAGCCCGGTAAACGTCGTGGCTGGAGAGCGGAAGCCTGTGCGGGAGGCTGAGGGCCGACCCCCGTCACCGCACTGCAGCCCCGCAGCAGAGGCTCGTGCCCCGGCCGCCAGCCACCCGCTCGGTTCCGTGCCAGCCGTGTCCTGGAGGCACCACGGGCTCGGAGCAACAGGGAGCGGTGCCTGTGGAGGCTCGGGGGGGACCCCTGAGGCCCGGGCCGCGGCCCTGCCGGAGGCGGGGGTCCCTTTGTGCACGCGCGCTGCGGCGGAGAGCGAAGCTAgcacaggggcagggggcagaggtgcCACAGCCAGACACGGGAGCCCATTGGGGGGCGACCTGTCCGCAGTCCCAGGCTGGGCTCACCCCACGACCCAGGGCAGTGCTGGCGCCGGGCCTCCCCAGAACCAGCCGAACAAGGAAGACAAGCGCATCCTGCCTGAAAAGCAGGTGCCTCCCAGTGTGGAGGCTTCTCGGGTGGCAGCAGAAGGGCAGCGGGCAGGCCGGGTGCCCCCAAAGTGCCCAGATCTCCAGGTGCACCTGCCGCCTGCATCCCTCCTAAGGTCTGGCGTCCCAGAGGGAGTGGAGGACAGGGGCACACATCAACCTCTGGCAGGCCTGGGGGCACTGGAGGAGAGGGCCGCAGGGCCCATGAGGCTCGGTGGTCCCCTGGAGAAAGGGGTAGCTCTCCGGGGTCGGGAGCCTGGGTCATGTGCTGCTGAAGAGGGTCAGAAACGGCCCTGGGGGGTCCAGGTGGGCAGTGGTCCGGACACGGGGGCCACCAAGATGGAGACTGGTCAACACCCCAAGAAGGGCCTAGAACGTGTGCAGGGGCAGCAGGCTTGGCGTGCAGAGAGCCCCCGTTTGGGATACAGTGCCCAGGCTGGCGGGATGGTGTCCCGCAGCTCGGCGAGCCCCCCCAACAGCTCCTCAGAAGCAGTGGCCACCACAGATCCAAGCAGGATGTCCCAGGGACCGGGCCCCAGGGGCGGCCAGGGAGGGCCTGGAGCACCACACCGGGTGGGAGAAAGGCCGTGGCCCTCTGGCCCCGAGCCAGCACAGGGCTCCGTGGTGCCCGCTCCCTGTGCCCCAGCCCAGGAGGGGCCCTCACACACTCCTGCGGCAGGGAGAGGTGCGGTGGAGCATGAGCACCACAGAAGGCTGGCACGCTTCGCAAAGTATAGAGCCCAGAGCTTCAGCGACCAGAGGTCCTTTGATCTGTCCTTCAGACCCACAACCATCAGGGCCAGCGACACGTTTGAGCTTCCGAAGTGAGGCCCGGCCCCCAAAACTCTGACACGTCTGGCATGTCGGTTTCCACACCTTAACCCAGGCTCTAGACTGTTTCCTGCCTCCAAACACATGGCCTCGGACACGTGCATGCAGGGCTCTGTGTGGCGGTCCCTCTCAGTCTCCGGTGACCAGTCTGGGGAGTCTGCACTCTGGAACTGCGTGGCTGATGAGGGAGGCCCTCGGGACATCCAGACGCTTGTCCCTGAGCATCCCTTTCTTTACTGTGCTTAAGGCGTCCAGGCACACGTTTCTGTCTCTGTGTTGAGCTGTGTTGTTTTAGTTCTTTAACTAAAAGTTTGGTGCTCAGccttgtgtgtgtctctcctgTCCTGTCTTGGTGGCTCTGGCCGGCCCGGACTTTGAGGGCGCCTTTCCCGTTGTGGAGTCCTCGGCAGACACCAACCAACAGGGCGGGCGTCAGGCTGCG is a genomic window containing:
- the LOC131488474 gene encoding collagen alpha-1(I) chain-like, whose product is PWAVCVGRGVSPVSRAREIQCRPDPEAPAPWGPLSILHTGTCRAAARTRQSELSRGSGGGSGWGFRLIGPEETQGHPRSVRLYQTKRCRQPSYLPGCNAHSADQSGPAGLGLGGLPWQGGERRLAGSGGSLDHQAPSWPLTTYLRSSKRGKICSGKKPIDAQALRKKVSSVMCDPAARAILSSLLLYITDLQDRPPGPPPTQGSEGRESRVSRAQDTQDAHRRPTCFQLLQAKFMGTGREPRLKKTREVGRLIFKDKQGPSRSLVTATINKLLDKAREGAGRTAQDGEPLCNEKSWRGLPTGGKGTVKNILKIFLAAEEKNVCEKQEAARGPLPKPASKRGSVLSRLRAKFEQSGCLCSEASVLPLRTEGRKKGLRRRKTHRPEARVLCTATMASTCIRTPLARFLACTAEPVLAFNIATVVCSPRSWLSHCAKIGHSDRGRVSSAGDAASRENKTAGWGQPGGHPEQPPAPSATAPGDSLEAGFLGVGPKPVSKPDPASASHRGEALSGCEPRVAPLKLASPGHAGAAREDRTGDPPAGDSAQHTWGPGGARAGLWPGPPRAQAGVAPEVALTVCSSEDETEVATPGSERDPLFAMQQTFPEQKVAGRVPPLAVPAVQALRRAQPAAEPPQIMVRRPLVHEMPPPAALPKAPGGGDKGSSLPSGGDVGTDRGADGGGGVNGGRGMGGGGSGDGGRGGEATRAASAGRSGSAGPRRGSLETLSVSPARGAASLGRDLSAAGPQQSPTRGKENTRSAGDRNALWLRHPEGAAGQGAPEPACQKHPSPAAGDGRARGEDAPSHHPTASENQWGGDGHWAPGRGGTKSDSAASAHENGLREQEPGGPPRRGSARSGLRATGRSSTGLGGDRPTSLSERPKPSTEVPGAAKSHTAAAPGSAPSPVNVVAGERKPVREAEGRPPSPHCSPAAEARAPAASHPLGSVPAVSWRHHGLGATGSGACGGSGGTPEARAAALPEAGVPLCTRAAAESEASTGAGGRGATARHGSPLGGDLSAVPGWAHPTTQGSAGAGPPQNQPNKEDKRILPEKQVPPSVEASRVAAEGQRAGRVPPKCPDLQVHLPPASLLRSGVPEGVEDRGTHQPLAGLGALEERAAGPMRLGGPLEKGVALRGREPGSCAAEEGQKRPWGVQVGSGPDTGATKMETGQHPKKGLERVQGQQAWRAESPRLGYSAQAGGMVSRSSASPPNSSSEAVATTDPSRMSQGPGPRGGQGGPGAPHRVGERPWPSGPEPAQGSVVPAPCAPAQEGPSHTPAAGRGAVEHEHHRRLARFAKYRAQSFSDQRSFDLSFRPTTIRASDTFELPK